A window of Carassius carassius chromosome 48, fCarCar2.1, whole genome shotgun sequence genomic DNA:
taggttgctgcagttgccacagcacagccaataagcgcgcgagccgcttcgcttaggtctgctgtgctgcagcactgcgttttacattattaaaaattaaggataatttttggcttcatattctcgagaaaaggggaccttttcccatagcgtaagctagcttacgcagtacgagagtactctcgaaagggaaccacGTTTTAATGTAATAACgttcacattttacatttaatgaacAGAAGAAACATCCAGAAAATGTTGTGGTTTTCTCTGAAGGGAGGCCTGTTCTTTTACTTTGAGTAGTTTAAAAGTCAGTGGCACATTTTCAATGTTCCAGTAACACAATGACACACTTCACTGTGATTCTGCTCGCCACAGCTGTGACCACACTGCTTATCACAGGTATCTTCTTTCATTCGCAATCCTTAATCTTTACACATCTTTACCATTGTGCCATTGAAGGGGCTATTGTTTGAGTTTATAGTTATTTCTGTCTCGTTTTTCTTAATAGTTGTGGTTGGAGTGACATAATCAATGTGAAAAACGTTGACAAAAAATCCTTGCAATGAATGTGGAGGATTTCTTACAGCTGGACATTGGAcaaggtaagtttttttttttttttttgtggagccATATTCATCACTGAATGAAATATATAAGCTCTTGTTCCACCggaggaaaaaaaaagtctgactggaatgagtaaataatgattgaTGATTGAAAAATTCAGGAAAATTAGTTTGACTCTCCTAAAAATCTAAGAAGATATGATGTGattcacaaaattaaaatgttgagaTGGGTAATGACATCATGCTTCTAAAGGTAAAGCAACACAtgtttggttgtgaaaaaaaAGCATCACAAAACTTCCACCAAACATCACCTGTGCTGGATGATATAAACTGAATGTAGGAGTTTTCTTGGTAATAAATCTACAAAAGAGACAGGGGCAGGTTGTCCCAATTTCTTAAGTGCATAAACTACAAGAGGTTTTAAGACAATTGAGAAATATAGTGTGTGACAACTAGTTCCAGTCTCATCTTCATATaaacatggttttatttttttttattagggatGTTCCATTGTTCTATTAAACCTGATATTTACCTATATTCTTGCAAGATGATTCTGGAGGTCTGTATGTGTGCGATTCAATAGTGGTGGGCATCGTCTGCTTCAGCACAAAGTGGTGTAAATATCATGATGTACCAAACATCTTCACTCATATTAACGTAAGAGTTTTGTGTTCACAGCACTTGCAAATTATGCTTAAACATACAATACTGACCAAATAAAATGGTTTTGCTGAAGACTTGTGTCTGTATTTTCACAATGACCATTTCTGGATGCATGCAGattgttgtttttgagaaaaactaCCTCAAAATGTCCGTGATTTTGTGTAAATTATGAGTtacaataataatgcattaatacaagAGCACAATACAATATCAGTCCCTGGCTCAGTTGGAAGAGGTGAGCAAGAGCggggttcagttatatatagatcagtgagtgtgagtacTAACCGCTCCAGAGTGCAGATCCTAAACATCCTATACaagcttgttgcattcttttctgttaaaaataacagtggacagtggtttatgaatgctgatgcttagcctaagtaatttgtctgtttgtgtattcagagccagtgagcaacggactttcataataataataataataaactgtgttaaaataattatcagcATTAATTAATGCTTTAACGTGATAATAATGCATATTTTTACCTATACATCTAAACACTTAACAAAATCGTAAAGGCAACACTTTTTTTATTCCCCATTTTTCATGTGATCAAtgcaaagatctaagactttttgaccatattagccctgttctgtccacactgcactggcaccctattaaacatcgtataaattttaaaatcttgcttattacttataaagccaacCCTCTATGGACACTTTGGCAATTGAATCACCATTGGCTAGTAAACATTTTAGATTATTCGCCAGACTGATGGCGCAATTTTTTAAATACTcttttaacatcagtcagtcaagcttcataataatcaagtattatttaatataacttaagtTATTAGAAGTGAATTTGATAAGCATGTTTGAaggcatattagtcattttaactgaacattttaacttgagaagtggttgttttttctgtcattcaatgtttctgacaaaaaaaacaactgggaaaaacctaacaaaaattctaataataataactataaaacacactaaggattactaaggattaatgagctgctggattcatgaatattaatcaggttttgtgcgtacgcttgaactgatttgctgaaaacaACGCACtggctgttcttaaaagctgaagacttccataggaacgatgttattttgacaggaaaataaaacaaagaatattgtttaaacGTAGCacgtcaattctctctctctctgtgtgtgtgtgagagagaaagcgacggcgatttgtgcgccttcacactagagtttactgTACATCAAATACAGGAGCGCTGCGCATCCACtgagatgaactgagaaatatcacagatTGCCTGACAGAGCgtgaactctgaagcgctcagtcagagagtgtttgtgagtgaaaatatatctgtgctaaacttatacctagctaatattagacatcattcaGTAGCCAgaatgaagatttagtcgcatatgcgagtgatttactcacaatgtagaggtttgaaagccctgaatggtttagcacctcagtatttgaatgagctcctgttacattataatcctccacgtccgctacgttctcaaaactcaggcaatttgataatacctagaatatcaaaatcaatggcgggcggcagatccttttcctatttggcgcctaaactctggaataacctacctaacattgttcgggaggcagacacactcttacagtttaaatctagattaaagacccatctctttaacctggcttacacataacacactaatatgcttttgatatccaaatcagttaaagaatttttaggctgcattaattaggtaaaccggaaccgggaacactttccataatacctgatgtacttgctacatcattagaagaatggcatctacgttaatattagtctgtttaaCTCTTATTCCTTGCAgttacccggatccagtatgtatctagaccagatggtggatcagcacctataaaggacctctacatccctgaaagacagcggagaccaggacaactagagccccagatacaggtcccctgtaaagaccttgtctcagacgactaccaggataagaccacaggaaacagataattCTTCTGCATCTGATTtcgctgcaacctggaattgaactgctggttccgtctggtcagaagagaactggaccccaactgagcctggtttttcccaatctcatttttttctccattctgtcaccgatggagttttggtcccttgccgctgtcgcctctggcttgcttagttggggtcactttacagtgatatcattgacttgattgcaaatgactgcacagatactatttaaactgaactgagatgatgacatcactgaattcagtgatgaactgccattgtgtcattttgcattattgacacactgttttttcTAAttgatgttgttcagttgctttgacgcaatccttTGTTTGaaatttgttataaaataaagatgacttgcCTTGACTTTTTCTGTGTACATAAAAGGCCTATtgttctcaaatattgttcacaaatctgtctaaatctttgttagtgagcacttctttgCCCAGATAATCcttccacctcacaggtgtgacatatcaagatgctgattacaCAGTATGAATAttgctctggtggacattcctgcagtcagtatgcaaattgcatgctccctcaaaacttgcgacatctgttgCATTGTGCTGTGAGATAAAACTGCAAATTTTAGAGTGACCTTTGTTGTGGCCAGGCTAAGGcaacctgtgcaataatcatgctgtctaatcagcatcttgatatgccacacctgtgaggtgggtggattatctcggcaaaggagaagtgctcactaacacagatttagacagatttgtgaacagtatttgagagaaataggcctgtaacataaaaaaagtcttagatctttgagttcagctcatgaaaaatggggtcaAAAAAAGTGTTGTGTTAATTTtgtatagtgtgtatatatatatacacacacacacacacaaacatatagtaACAGGGTCACAAATTTAGCATATAACTGAAAACTGTAAAGACAACAAAGGGGCAGCCATCATATAAAGCAGTGATGAAGACATTTGATgcatttaaaagcacattttaaatctaggtggtatttaaaaaaaaatacagtagtttcacaattaaaaacaaaGGATTTGTCACAATCTGGGACACCCTATTCATAAAAAGTGTCACATTTGTTTGTGGTATATGTTCTGTGCCGTATAAAATCTAGCAAATTCACTGCCTATCCATTTATCTATGTATACTGAAAATAAGCCATGACATTGCTGCCAAAGAAATTAAACTGAACCTGAAAGACATCAATTTTACCAAGATATGCTGGAGAAGATCTTGTATTGTAGGAAAGCAAaacatatttggagtaaagtAGCAAGTTCTGAATCTTGCGTCATCACTGAATGTCAGGATGTGTCTTGTGGTAGAGAGCTGTATAAATGACTGAGGTGGTCGTAACAGCAGCGCGTTATGAAGATGAGTGTGGCGTATGGCCTGTTGCTCTCAGTGGCTTTGACAAGCTTTATACTGACTGGTTAGTAAAATCATGCTTAACTGATTCTAAAATGATAACTGAATTGATTTCTTGTTATCTCAAACGTACATCTTTATTTGCTTAGGCACATTTGGAGCTGATatcatcaatggcaaaaaagTCAAGAAGAACTCCATGCTGTACATGGCATCAGTGCAGATTAATGGAAAACACACATGTGGAGGATTCCTGATCAACCCGAGCTATGTGCTCACAGCCGCACACTGCAATAAAAGGTAAAGCCAACTATTAACCTGGAATATGTTTGGTGTTCAACAAAATGGTTTACTAATATGCAATTATGTTCATGCTATGAATAAAGTGGTAACATGACTGTGATCCTGGGCACCCACAACATCAGTCCACAAGGAGCAAATCTGAAAAGATATCCAGTGCAAAATAGACATAAGCACCCATCCTACAAAACTGTCAAAACTGGGAATGACATCATGCTTCTGAAGGTACAAtgttcattcataaattttaatatattataaaatataacaatcttattattaaatataaatgtatgagtaaatacttattttattttaaaatgtaataatacatacttttacattttaattataaattaagtaATTAGATTAAACTAACCATTAATggtaaacacaaaaacaacacttttcatttgtgaaattttAGCTGTCCAAGAAGCTGAAAACCGACAAAGGTGTGAAAACCATCAAAATACCGAGCAAAGACAAACCCCTGAAGCCAAAGACCAAGTGCCAGGTTGCAGGATGGGGTCAAACTGAACAGGAAAATGTGGTGAACGATCTGCTGGTGACAGATGTGTCACCTATCAACTCCTCCACCTGCCAGACTATGTGGA
This region includes:
- the LOC132131590 gene encoding granzyme-like protein 1; amino-acid sequence: MKMSVAYGLLLSVALTSFILTGTFGADIINGKKVKKNSMLYMASVQINGKHTCGGFLINPSYVLTAAHCNKSGNMTVILGTHNISPQGANLKRYPVQNRHKHPSYKTVKTGNDIMLLKLSKKLKTDKGVKTIKIPSKDKPLKPKTKCQVAGWGQTEQENVVNDLLVTDVSPINSSTCQTMWKNGHLPNNVLCAGGHETKSGACQGDLGGPLVCSGTAVGIFSFDKGRCDYPHILNVYTEIFKFRRWINEVIKGGA